The Brassica napus cultivar Da-Ae chromosome C7, Da-Ae, whole genome shotgun sequence genomic interval GCCATTGTACCAAGAAAAGGTTTACTTAAAATCCCAAACTAATCGTTTATTTATTCAGATCTAAATCTAGAGATTATTTAAACATTAATTATGGTTTATTAATGGTAATAACATTTGTTCTGTTTTATTAATGGTAATTAAAAATGAACAGGAAATCTAAAGTGAAAAGAGTGATTAGAGTTCCTGCGGTAAGCAGCAAGATGGCTGATATTCCATCAGATGAGTTTTCATGGAGAAAATATGGTCAAAAACCCATCAAAGGCTCTCCTCACCCTCggttagtttttaattttatttttttaattgtatggaattttacttttaaaagtgttattttttatcaatttttttttaaagtgtttAAAACTGTTGTTTAGACGGGTATATAGGCGTTAAACTCAACAAAGTAGATAGTACTAAGTActaactagtttttttttttttttgaacaacatagTTCGAACTAGTTAACTCTTCAAAAAACGTGGTTTACCTTCCAAACCTCATAAACTTTGTTATActataataataagtaatataaaattaattatttacaatttttaataattaacatactgtattatatataaacaaatatatatttataaattatgacatttaatatcttaaactatctatatTTAATAGTgttgtaatttataaataccgtttaaaactttaaataactAGTTAAATGTCTGATTACATGTTTGAAGCTGTAGATGTTGAGTTTCGGACTTTTTATAATCtccaaagaaataaaaaaaacaatcctTGGGCAACTTGTGTATTTGTCAAATATTACCTGataataaaactaatattatttgtatttttttctatattggTTGTACCAAACGTGTCGTCTAGTACTAGTGGATTCACGCTCTTTTTGACTTGTTGTTTGTTTTcgacatttttttaaaaacgtataaaaatacaaaaccgAGTTGACTCATGTTAATATGTTTAAACTAAACTCGATCTGGACTCGGTTTTATTCAGGGGCTATTACAAGTGCAGCAGCATGAGAGGTTGTCCGGCGCGTAAGCACGTGGAGCGTGCACCCGATGACGCGATGATGCTTATCGTGACGTACGAAGGAGACCACAACCATGCTATGGTGCTCCAGACGCCTCATGAAAAAACTCTTTAAACTCGGTCGTTGCCGGCGTGGAATCTGAACCGTTAGATCTGAGTTTGAAGTGAACCCAACTGTTGTTGTGTCTGTCTGTGCACAATCTAGATTAGTCAACGACAGAGTGGGCCCTAAACTGTACTTTTTTATATTCTTGCTTTATGCTTTATTTTGCTTTTTAATATGTGGAGAAAATAGAGGGCAAAGATAGAGACGAGAGAAGAACGTTGTGGATCTTGACTCTTGATGGAACTAGAATCATGTGAAAGTCCTTTTCcgtttattataaatatttgaaggatgatatctatatataatttttcaaatttgattttcttttactTTGTTAATCTACAGAAAGTACAATTGTAGGtttaaaaataacattatttGAGGGGTTAGTCAAAAGATGGGTTCAAGTGAGTGTCAAACAGATAGACACATTTTTGTGATGAGAGCTCTAAAAGTAGCGTATAGCAGCACGATCTAGTGGAAATGTTACAACAAGTTAAGGGATAACATAGAGAATGATGTGTGCTGATCTTATTGGACTTGGGGGTTTTCACATTCACTGACTTCATCGACTTGGACATTAAAAGCCTCAGGCGTCGTGGGTTGTATCTCCAACCTGTGAGCCTGGCTCGTGGAGTCTCCTCTGCTCCTTGTATCTTCTAACCATACTTCCAGTGTCGACTGTACTACATCGTCGAATATCCCTTTCTTGAATTTGCTACCCATCTTTTGAAAAAAACCAGTTGATTCAAGATTTGTTAATTGgtttatgcatatatatacatatctatgtATGTGGTTATAATGCACGCACTTATGACTTACCTGTGTAACAAGAGCATATAATGGTAATGTGCTGTAACTGCAAAGCACTTGAACTAACACGCTGTACGAACAAAGAATCAGTTACATCAAACCAAAAGATGAAACCCTTAATTGGTTTGGACTTAAAGAGTACGTGTTATTATTACCCCATGACGAGCCGTGGAATAAGGAAGCCTAGTCTCTCCATGATACACGAACGTATTCCGTATGTGAACTAATGATAGTACAATGGAGAAATCATAAACAAAGATTGCGATTGTTTTCAAACAAAGTAGCAAAAGAAAAGTGAAGTACCAAAATCCAGAAGAAGAAAGCGATCTCAAATGAATTCTGAAAGAGAATGAAGTGGATGATTTGGAGAACGATCTCTGGCTTATGGAACCAAAAGAGTTCATCAGAAGGTTTGATGACTGCTTCTTCTGCACGGTTTCGCTTCTCACAAACATCCACAGCTAAGGTACTTATTATATTCTCCAGTTTGGCACCCACCATTAGTAAGAGCTGcaaatttttataaaagtttcAAAACACTTTTAAGTCAGCATTAAAAATAGCACTATTAAACTGATTGATTGCCTATAGAATGAACTTACGATCAAAGGTAAGAAAGACAACCAGAAGTAAGTATTCCATCCTCCTACATTCAGCAGCAGAAAGACAACGACAAATAGCCATAGATACCAGCTTTTACATTATATGATCACATCAACATAAAAAATTGTTAGACAAAACTGATGAATGAAGCCATTAGGTAGCTAACTGATTCTTTTTACCTTATGCTCACAACTTTTTTGAAGTCTATCTCCAGTGTTCTTAGCATGTACTTGTGAAAATTAAATGATGGGTTTGTGGGGCAATGTGTCTGCAAAGATTTATTGATTACGTAAAAGACTTGGTGAAACTTAAATAACATGttggaaaaaaaagagatagTAAAGTGATACCATACCATGATGAACCCTTGTCGTAGAGCTATATATTCTGATTTGGTGACAGAACCATAAAACTGTTTGAAGAATGATCTCTGCACAAACAGAACACGCTTGCTAACCACATCAGAAATAAAATAAGATCTTAATTGgtggaaaatatgttttatgcGTGACAGTTTTATCCATATATTGgtggaaaaatatgttttatgtgTGACAATTCTGTTTTGGcattattatacatatataactcACAAGCCAGCTGATGACAACAGATCTTCTCCAGAATCCTCCAGCATGCATCGCAAAGAACTCGTGATTTGCGTTGAATAACTCGTGAAGGGCATGAGCATGAGGATGAGCCTGAGCATGACCACGCTTTGCTGCTTCTGCAACATGTTAATACCTATTTACTTGGtgtttaaaacacacaaaaaaatcacATCAATTGTTGAATCTCACCTTTTTGAGAAGGATGTTTCTTGAACCTACCCTCCCAATGCTTCCATTGTTGTATCTACATGtcgtttcaaataaaataacgTAATCAGAGGAAAGTAAAGACAACGTCTAAATAGAAGGTTCCAaggttctttaaaaaaaaaaaattataacatgaAAGTTCCAAGGTTCTTTTTGCTGTTTTTGCTATAAAAGCAAGTTACATTACCCTGGCTCCTCCAAGAACCATGGTTGAGGCACAAAAGATGACGTGAAAAACCGCTAGCACgaagatgaagatatggagttgATGCAATGCTTCCACAGATACTAACGGAACCTGCCCCTGAAAATCATAGAAACAAGAGATGGTTAACAGAAAAAGGATCCAGTGAGATAGGAGTTTTAAGAGAAACGAGCCTTGGCAGCACAATGGTCTGGACTTGCTCCTGTGGAAAGTAGATGTCTTGCACTGATGCTAAGCGTATGAGATGATTCTGGAGCATGATGCTTCTCCAATGGCTTCTTACACGGGAACATGTTGCTAACAAGAGCTCGTGGGACACATATATGCCTTATGGCGGCCTGAGACACCGTTAACATTAAAGAGATAAACCCCAGGAGCATCAGCTCTGCACGAAGACATCAAATTTGGTCAGATCAACAAGTTAGATAACGCAGAGGAAAACTGAAGGAAGAAGCTAACCTTCTTTAAGTTTCTGCAAGGCCTCGAACAAGGCATCTTGTCGCCTACGCTTCAGACACTGGGACCGAGACAATGGAGAGTTGTTAGAAGAAGAGAACATGTTACAAGGTAGACAGTGGATGTATGTATACCTTTCCAAGATGATGAAGACCACGTTCAGCGAGAAGTGATAAGAGAACGATGATGAAACAGATAAACGCTACGACCCATGTGGGCGTATATTCAAGCGACCTCTCTTCTGCCATTTTCTGCACCTCAAGATGGAGATAAACTcttattgtttattatttaaagcAGAGAATAAGAAACAGAAGGAGTTGAGGGCAAAGAATAGAGAGATGGAGCAATTTGAAGGTTACCTTTAACCAGTAAAAAAGCACAAAACCTTTCTTCTATTTCACGCAATCACGTGCAGATTTGGAAATAAAGAAACCAAACCTAACCGAGAACTAAATAGGTATccaaatacccaaaattttaattatttacctaaaaaattagttatacatcTTAGTTTTAAATAAGATAGAAACAAAAACTAGTACTATCTattctatttcttcttctgttCACCAGCACAAACTGTGAAGAACATCAGAAGATACTGGCCCGCTGCGAGTTTTCAGATACGTTGGTAGAATAAGATATACGCCTCAGAAATTTATGAGGGGCAAATTTATCCAATTTctctaaaatttattataaatagtaAAGACAaactttttttaacaaaaatccaTAGGGGGCAGATGCCCCACCCTTGCTGGCTGTACATCCGCCACTGTCCATTACAGTTTTCAGATTTTGAGCGATGGACAAGAGATAATCCTGCTCAGGCTTCAATTATGATCATATCGGATGAAGTGGCTTCAAGCAAGTACGGTTCAAAACTTATTTGCCGGAAACTAGAACTACTTTTTGGCTCATTCAGTTAGGCCTTTTGAAATGCCACTCTTTTTCGAAACCCACTGATGACACCTTACATTATTTTTGACACCTCTGAAACGCATTCTTGGATCCGCCACTGAtgacaaataatatattttgtaggggtgttcaatccggatatcggttcggtttcggttcggttttttcggtttttcggtatttcggttagtaaaatataactaccattctaaatccatatttacttcggttcggttcggtttatataccgtcggttttcggtttattcggttttatactaaaaaatataattctttattttgggatcatattatatgaattttagagtcttgttgtcaacacattcatttattaaaaaatattataagtttaaataaaagaacaaaaaaaaaatgtttctatcatctaataaaataatcaaatctataattaaaatcaaatctcaaaattttgatgataaaaataaaaaacaaaaaataaaacagaaacacgaagcacaaaaaataagttattatattctttcatatttagcgtttatcaaagtcatgtttcttctattaaacacgaaactctattcgtctatagataataaaaaaattgtgaagaatttccactaattgttatcatcaaatttataatctttatttcaatttagtcaatgctaaattaaagcaaaaagatcaaaagaagactaagaaaataacaAGCATGTAtgcgatgaattgttatttaattatagttcaagtgttttacaaatcaggactattttattactgtaaaaaatatggtaatagttattagcaaaaaaataacttatgattttcatacgttgttataaaatatatacatatttacatgtttctattttttgatcggttttattcggtttattcggttttatcggttatataccgaaccatatccaaatcctacggtttttttaaaatcatatccattcggtttgtatggtatataccaaatccaaactatattatctatttcggttcggttcggttcggtacggttcggttcggtacggttcggttttgccatattgaacagccctaataTTTTGTGTAAAAGTAAAACCTGCACATATGTAATTCTGGTTTGTTTCGGatttcataaaaatagaaaactgACCTGAACCCAACTAAACCCGAACGGATCGGATCAGAAAAGTTAGAGGTTCCTAAATTGGTCTAAAACATCTCAACCCAAATAACCGGATCCAACTTAAACCATAAACCGAAATGCCCTGGACTAATGTGTACCATCCACATGATGTACCTAAAAGCATAGAAAACAGTGTTTGGTTTCTCAGACAACAACTTTATGCAATAAgccaaattattattttttttatcatttgaaaCTACATTATTCACTTGTGTCTAAATCAGGCAAAACTAGATAACTTATTACACTCAAaggtttttagttttctttttaaggCGTCCAAGGAGCTGGAGGAGGCGGTGTGGCAGGTGTTAAAGGAGGCACAGCAGAAAACATAGTGTTCTTGTCAATAGCTCCAAACGTTCTTTCTCCTGACAAAGCCACCAGTGCTGCGACCAGACCAGCATTGCCTGCAAGGGTTGGCTCTGTATAGTTGTAGTTAGTACGAAGGTCGTGGAACCCGTCATGCTTGTCAGGTCCAGCAACCATTGCTCCTACGATGGTATTTGGATTATTCTTTTTAGTGTCTCTCCATTT includes:
- the LOC106348938 gene encoding MLO-like protein 13 isoform X2, whose amino-acid sequence is MAEERSLEYTPTWVVAFICFIIVLLSLLAERGLHHLGKCLKRRRQDALFEALQKLKEELMLLGFISLMLTVSQAAIRHICVPRALVSNMFPCKKPLEKHHAPESSHTLSISARHLLSTGASPDHCAAKGQVPLVSVEALHQLHIFIFVLAVFHVIFCASTMVLGGARIQQWKHWEGRFKKHPSQKAKRGHAQAHPHAHALHELFNANHEFFAMHAGGFWRRSVVISWLRSFFKQFYGSVTKSEYIALRQGFIMTHCPTNPSFNFHKYMLRTLEIDFKKVVSISWYLWLFVVVFLLLNVGGWNTYFWLSFLPLILLLMVGAKLENIISTLAVDVCEKRNRAEEAVIKPSDELFWFHKPEIVLQIIHFILFQNSFEIAFFFWILFTYGIRSCIMERLGFLIPRLVMGVLVQVLCSYSTLPLYALVTQMGSKFKKGIFDDVVQSTLEVWLEDTRSRGDSTSQAHRLEIQPTTPEAFNVQVDEVSECENPQVQ
- the LOC106348938 gene encoding MLO-like protein 13 isoform X1 — protein: MAEERSLEYTPTWVVAFICFIIVLLSLLAERGLHHLGKCLKRRRQDALFEALQKLKEELMLLGFISLMLTVSQAAIRHICVPRALVSNMFPCKKPLEKHHAPESSHTLSISARHLLSTGASPDHCAAKGQVPLVSVEALHQLHIFIFVLAVFHVIFCASTMVLGGARIQQWKHWEGRFKKHPSQKEAAKRGHAQAHPHAHALHELFNANHEFFAMHAGGFWRRSVVISWLRSFFKQFYGSVTKSEYIALRQGFIMTHCPTNPSFNFHKYMLRTLEIDFKKVVSISWYLWLFVVVFLLLNVGGWNTYFWLSFLPLILLLMVGAKLENIISTLAVDVCEKRNRAEEAVIKPSDELFWFHKPEIVLQIIHFILFQNSFEIAFFFWILFTYGIRSCIMERLGFLIPRLVMGVLVQVLCSYSTLPLYALVTQMGSKFKKGIFDDVVQSTLEVWLEDTRSRGDSTSQAHRLEIQPTTPEAFNVQVDEVSECENPQVQ